A single Sporomusaceae bacterium DNA region contains:
- a CDS encoding TIGR03960 family B12-binding radical SAM protein: MSWPLKEKLRKQLAAEQGAVIHAPGSRPGFALAFPNTYHVGMSNLGFHIIYREINASGLAACERAFLPGKKDLAEHLRTNTPLMTLETQRPLYEFPLIGFAVSFEMDYFNLLAMLELGKVPLLAADRGEADPIVIAGGPCATFNPEPLAAFIDAFVIGEGEEVITEILAAWQRGREEGLARNDILLSFAAIPGVYVPSFYNDEYNPDGALAALTPAAAVPAAISRRWIRDLDARPGQTAVVTADTEFGDMYLIEIARGCGRHCRFCMAGYCFRRPRARSLASLEAAIGHAQKYRDKIGLVGAAVSDHPDIDALVASIRARGLKFSVASLRADSLTPALAQALAASGHKTITLAPEAASERLRRVINKGLDAADLERAVALAAGAGIPNIRLYIMVGLPTENEHDIAAIAELARATRRHMAAHGSNGRLTLSINPFIPKPFTPFQWLPMAPQPLVEERLAAIRAALKADKNTEILVEPPKEAYLQGVLARGDRRLGPVLLEAHRRGGPKHWPKALAAAGLDEAFYLYRDRPVGESLPWQHLDMGLEPGYLRQELQRARGEKYTPPCRPGCTLCGVCRPGQGEGGGQTP, encoded by the coding sequence ATGTCCTGGCCCCTCAAAGAAAAACTCCGCAAACAACTCGCCGCCGAGCAGGGCGCCGTCATCCACGCCCCCGGCTCCCGCCCCGGCTTCGCCCTAGCCTTCCCCAACACCTACCATGTCGGCATGTCCAACCTTGGCTTCCACATCATCTACCGCGAAATCAACGCCAGCGGCCTCGCCGCCTGCGAACGCGCCTTCCTGCCCGGCAAAAAAGACCTCGCCGAACACCTCCGCACAAACACCCCCCTCATGACCCTCGAGACCCAGCGCCCCTTGTACGAATTCCCCCTCATCGGCTTCGCCGTCTCCTTCGAAATGGACTACTTCAACCTCCTCGCCATGCTCGAGCTCGGCAAAGTTCCCCTCCTCGCCGCCGACCGCGGCGAGGCGGACCCCATCGTCATCGCCGGCGGCCCCTGCGCCACCTTCAACCCCGAGCCTCTCGCCGCCTTCATCGACGCCTTCGTCATCGGCGAAGGCGAAGAAGTCATCACCGAAATCCTTGCCGCCTGGCAGCGGGGCAGGGAGGAGGGTCTGGCCCGAAACGACATACTGCTTTCCTTCGCCGCCATCCCCGGCGTCTATGTCCCTTCCTTTTATAACGACGAATACAACCCCGACGGCGCCCTCGCCGCCCTCACGCCCGCCGCCGCCGTCCCCGCGGCAATAAGCCGCCGCTGGATCCGCGACCTCGACGCCCGCCCCGGCCAAACCGCCGTCGTCACCGCCGACACCGAATTCGGCGACATGTACCTCATCGAAATCGCCCGCGGCTGCGGACGCCACTGCCGCTTCTGCATGGCCGGCTACTGCTTCCGCCGGCCGCGCGCCCGCTCCCTCGCCAGCCTCGAGGCCGCCATCGGCCACGCCCAAAAATACCGCGACAAAATCGGCCTCGTCGGCGCCGCCGTCTCCGACCACCCCGACATCGACGCCCTCGTCGCCTCCATCCGCGCCCGCGGCCTCAAATTCTCCGTCGCCTCCCTCCGGGCCGACTCCCTCACCCCCGCGCTCGCCCAGGCTTTAGCCGCCAGCGGCCACAAAACGATCACCCTCGCCCCCGAAGCCGCCAGCGAACGCCTCCGCCGCGTCATCAACAAAGGCCTTGACGCCGCCGACCTAGAGCGCGCCGTAGCCCTCGCCGCCGGCGCCGGCATACCCAACATCCGCCTCTACATCATGGTCGGCCTCCCCACCGAAAACGAACACGACATCGCCGCCATCGCCGAGCTAGCCCGCGCCACCCGCCGCCACATGGCCGCCCACGGCAGCAATGGCCGTCTCACCCTCAGCATCAACCCCTTCATCCCCAAACCCTTCACCCCCTTCCAGTGGCTGCCCATGGCCCCCCAGCCCCTCGTCGAAGAACGGCTGGCCGCCATCCGCGCCGCCCTCAAAGCCGACAAAAACACCGAAATCCTCGTCGAGCCCCCCAAAGAAGCCTACCTCCAGGGCGTCCTCGCCCGCGGCGACCGCCGTCTCGGCCCCGTCCTCCTCGAAGCCCACCGGCGCGGCGGCCCCAAACACTGGCCCAAGGCCCTCGCCGCCGCCGGCCTCGACGAAGCCTTCTACCTCTACCGCGACCGTCCCGTAGGCGAATCCCTCCCCTGGCAGCACCTCGACATGGGCCTCGAACCCGGCTACCTCCGGCAAGAACTCCAACGCGCCCGCGGCGAAAAATACACCCCTCCCTGCCGGCCAGGCTGCACCCTCTGCGGCGTCTGCCGTCCCGGCCAGGGGGAGGGAGGAGGACAAACCCCATGA
- a CDS encoding cupin domain-containing protein, producing the protein MGELNDSHIKLAKLKGEFDWHHHAGEDELFLVVKGRLLIRFRDRDVYLDAGEFIVIPKGVDHLPVAAEEVQVVLIEPKGTLNTGNVVTEKTKTTLDRL; encoded by the coding sequence GTGGGCGAGCTGAACGACAGCCACATCAAGCTGGCCAAGCTCAAGGGGGAGTTCGACTGGCACCACCACGCCGGTGAGGATGAGCTTTTCCTGGTGGTGAAGGGCCGCCTGTTGATAAGGTTCCGCGACCGCGACGTTTATCTCGACGCAGGGGAGTTCATCGTCATCCCCAAGGGGGTGGACCATCTGCCGGTGGCTGCCGAGGAGGTGCAGGTGGTGCTGATCGAGCCGAAAGGGACGCTGAATACGGGCAATGTGGTGACGGAGAAGACCAAGACGACGCTGGACCGGCTTTAG
- a CDS encoding amino acid permease: protein MMRQEGGLTAWQLTMLALGTVVGGSFFLGSAVAIRSAGPAVIVAFLAGGALVYIILFALSEMTVADAAPGSFRTFAERAFGPGAGFTVGWVYWTGLVLAMSSEATAVSIFVRNWLPALSIPLMGSAIIVAVTVLNLFGADRLSRLESALAAVKLAAIAGFIALGAALITGLVPGVPAAGAGALAAEPLLPEGVGGLAGSMLIVIFSYAGFEVIGLAASEARDPHRTVPRAIGMTVAGLVGLYVLAMAALLPLVPAGTLTTEASPLVAALAAWRLAWAGNAMNMVLVSAILSTMLAAMFGLGRMMRSLAEEGHAPAWLKDKGDIPYRGILFSGTGMLAGLALGLVLPAQVYLFLVSAGGFSLLLAYAVILATHYKFRRLHGCPPRGDCQLPGFPYTSWLGLGACVAIIASMPLIPGQGAGLAAGLGLLAVFAASYHVKKRVGARAARPATDRRDLLLRLQLELAADFALGERQAEPGTNEKEKGPSE from the coding sequence ATGATGCGGCAAGAAGGCGGCTTGACGGCTTGGCAACTGACGATGCTGGCGCTGGGCACGGTTGTCGGGGGGTCGTTTTTTCTCGGGTCGGCGGTGGCGATCCGCAGCGCGGGGCCGGCGGTGATCGTGGCATTTTTGGCGGGCGGGGCGCTGGTGTATATAATTTTGTTCGCGCTGTCGGAGATGACGGTGGCGGATGCGGCCCCCGGCTCGTTCCGCACGTTCGCGGAGCGGGCGTTCGGGCCGGGGGCGGGGTTCACGGTGGGCTGGGTGTACTGGACGGGGCTGGTGCTGGCGATGTCGAGCGAGGCGACGGCGGTGTCGATCTTCGTGCGCAACTGGCTGCCGGCTTTGTCGATCCCGCTGATGGGGTCGGCGATTATCGTGGCGGTGACGGTGCTCAATCTTTTCGGGGCGGACAGGCTCAGCCGCCTGGAGAGCGCTTTGGCGGCGGTGAAGCTGGCGGCGATCGCGGGGTTCATCGCCCTGGGCGCGGCGCTGATAACAGGGCTTGTTCCTGGCGTTCCGGCGGCGGGCGCAGGGGCGCTGGCGGCGGAGCCGCTGCTGCCGGAGGGTGTGGGCGGGCTGGCGGGGAGCATGCTGATCGTAATATTTTCGTACGCCGGGTTCGAGGTTATCGGTCTGGCGGCGTCGGAGGCCCGCGATCCGCACCGCACGGTGCCGCGGGCGATCGGTATGACGGTGGCCGGCCTGGTGGGGCTGTATGTGCTGGCGATGGCGGCGCTGCTGCCGCTGGTGCCGGCGGGGACGCTGACGACGGAGGCGAGCCCGCTGGTGGCGGCTTTGGCGGCGTGGCGTCTGGCGTGGGCCGGTAATGCGATGAATATGGTGCTGGTGTCGGCGATTCTGTCGACGATGCTGGCGGCGATGTTCGGCCTGGGGCGGATGATGCGCTCGCTGGCCGAGGAGGGGCATGCGCCGGCGTGGCTTAAGGATAAGGGCGATATCCCCTACCGCGGGATTTTGTTTTCGGGGACGGGGATGCTGGCCGGACTGGCACTGGGACTTGTGCTGCCGGCGCAGGTTTACCTTTTCCTGGTGAGCGCCGGCGGTTTTTCGCTGCTGCTGGCGTATGCGGTGATTCTGGCTACGCATTATAAGTTCCGCAGGCTGCACGGCTGCCCGCCGCGGGGCGACTGCCAGCTGCCGGGCTTCCCGTATACGTCGTGGCTGGGGCTGGGCGCGTGTGTGGCGATTATCGCGAGTATGCCGCTCATCCCCGGCCAGGGCGCGGGACTGGCGGCGGGGCTGGGCCTTTTGGCCGTGTTCGCGGCGTCGTATCACGTGAAGAAGCGTGTGGGCGCACGGGCGGCGCGGCCGGCGACGGACCGCCGGGATCTGCTGCTGCGGCTGCAACTGGAGCTGGCGGCGGACTTCGCCCTGGGCGAACGCCAGGCGGAGCCGGGGACGAACGAAAAGGAAAAAGGCCCTAGTGAGTAG
- a CDS encoding DoxX family membrane protein codes for MLCSSLDRFRDEGLLLLRVGLGLMFMYHGWPKVTGGVAAWAKLGMSMSFVGIGFLAPFWGFMAAASEFGGGLLLILGLFFRPACLLLTITMAVAVAMKLGTGAGLGGASQALELGIVFLSLIFIGPGRYSFAARMCRRR; via the coding sequence ATGTTGTGTTCCAGCCTGGATCGGTTTCGCGACGAGGGTTTGCTGCTGCTTAGGGTGGGTCTGGGGCTGATGTTCATGTACCACGGCTGGCCGAAGGTGACGGGCGGCGTGGCGGCCTGGGCGAAGCTGGGGATGTCGATGAGTTTCGTGGGGATCGGGTTCCTGGCGCCTTTCTGGGGGTTCATGGCGGCGGCGTCGGAGTTCGGCGGCGGTCTGCTGCTGATTTTGGGGTTGTTTTTCCGCCCGGCGTGCCTGCTGCTGACGATTACGATGGCGGTGGCGGTGGCGATGAAGCTGGGCACCGGCGCCGGCCTGGGCGGCGCTTCGCAGGCGCTGGAGCTGGGCATCGTTTTCCTCAGCCTGATTTTTATCGGGCCGGGGCGGTATAGCTTCGCAGCGAGGATGTGCAGGCGGCGATGA
- a CDS encoding LysE family transporter, with product METLLAFAGILIAVTIGAMSPGPSFLFVARTSMAASRRSGLAAAAGMGIGGLVYAVLALLGLKAVFASFPWLYSLVKLGGGAYLVYIAVQMWRGAAKPLADLPADAAGQQNWRRAFAMAAAIQLGNPKTAIFYGSIFTALLPPSPSFLFILLLALAVFLIEICWYSIVALVLSADGPRAVYTRAKAAIDRTAGAVMGLLGVKLITAADAAV from the coding sequence ATGGAAACACTGCTCGCCTTCGCCGGCATCCTCATCGCCGTCACCATCGGCGCTATGAGCCCCGGCCCCAGCTTCCTGTTCGTCGCCCGCACCTCCATGGCCGCTTCCCGCCGCAGCGGCCTCGCCGCCGCCGCCGGCATGGGAATCGGCGGCCTTGTCTACGCCGTCCTCGCCCTCCTCGGCCTCAAAGCCGTTTTCGCCAGCTTCCCCTGGCTTTACAGCCTCGTCAAGCTCGGCGGCGGCGCCTATCTCGTCTACATCGCCGTCCAGATGTGGCGCGGCGCCGCCAAACCCCTCGCCGACCTGCCGGCCGACGCCGCGGGTCAGCAGAACTGGCGACGGGCCTTCGCCATGGCCGCCGCCATCCAGCTCGGCAACCCCAAGACCGCCATCTTCTACGGCAGCATCTTCACCGCCCTGCTGCCTCCCAGCCCCAGCTTCCTCTTCATTCTCCTCCTCGCGCTCGCCGTCTTCCTCATCGAGATATGCTGGTACAGCATCGTCGCCCTCGTCCTGTCCGCGGACGGGCCGCGGGCGGTCTACACCCGCGCCAAAGCCGCCATCGACCGCACCGCCGGCGCCGTCATGGGCCTCCTGGGCGTCAAGCTCATCACCGCCGCCGACGCCGCCGTATGA
- a CDS encoding Glu/Leu/Phe/Val dehydrogenase — protein sequence MAGTYNPYQNMLDVLDEAAQKLGLTKNDYVTLRTPERELIVSVPVVMDDGHTEVFEGYRVQHSSTRGPCKGGIRFHPSADLDEVKALAAWMTWKCAVVNIPYGGAKGGVRLDPAKLSQDELRRLTRRYTAMILPIIGPEKDVPAPDVNTDANVMAWIMDTFSMFKGYAVPAVVTGKPLEIGGSLGRKEATGRGVMFSLLNLLEKLARSPQGMTVAVQGFGNVGSIGAQLMQEKGFTIAAISDAHTALYKEDGIDIRAAMAYAEKNNRSIVGYSEPGLKVISNAELLALDVDILFPAALENQINKDNAAAVRARIIVEGANGPTTKEADEILKAKGVVVIPDILANAGGVIVSYFEWVQNQESFMWDEDYINNNLEKVMKRSFDEVWRVHEASGVPLRMAAYMVALERVVKAKKLRGVFP from the coding sequence ATGGCCGGCACCTACAACCCCTACCAAAACATGCTCGACGTATTGGACGAAGCCGCCCAAAAGCTCGGTCTCACCAAAAACGACTATGTCACCCTGCGCACCCCCGAGCGCGAACTCATCGTCTCCGTGCCTGTCGTCATGGACGACGGCCACACCGAAGTATTCGAAGGCTACCGCGTCCAGCACAGCAGCACCCGCGGCCCCTGCAAAGGGGGAATACGTTTTCACCCCTCGGCCGACCTCGACGAAGTCAAAGCCCTCGCCGCCTGGATGACCTGGAAATGCGCGGTCGTCAACATCCCCTACGGCGGCGCCAAAGGCGGCGTCAGGCTCGACCCCGCCAAACTCTCCCAGGACGAACTGCGCAGGCTCACCCGCCGCTACACCGCCATGATCCTGCCCATCATCGGCCCCGAAAAAGACGTTCCCGCCCCCGACGTCAACACCGACGCCAACGTCATGGCCTGGATAATGGACACCTTCAGCATGTTCAAAGGCTACGCCGTGCCGGCCGTCGTCACCGGCAAACCCCTCGAAATCGGCGGCTCGCTCGGCCGGAAGGAAGCCACCGGCCGCGGCGTCATGTTCTCCCTCCTCAACCTCCTCGAAAAACTTGCCCGCAGCCCCCAGGGCATGACCGTCGCCGTCCAGGGCTTCGGCAACGTCGGCAGCATCGGCGCCCAGCTCATGCAGGAGAAAGGCTTCACCATCGCCGCCATCAGCGACGCCCATACCGCCCTCTACAAAGAAGACGGCATCGACATCCGCGCCGCCATGGCCTACGCCGAAAAGAACAACCGCTCCATCGTCGGCTACAGCGAACCCGGCCTCAAAGTCATCTCTAACGCCGAGCTTCTCGCCCTCGACGTCGACATCCTCTTCCCCGCGGCGCTCGAAAACCAGATCAACAAAGACAACGCTGCCGCCGTCCGCGCCCGCATCATCGTCGAAGGCGCCAACGGCCCCACCACAAAAGAAGCGGACGAAATCCTCAAAGCCAAAGGCGTCGTCGTCATCCCCGACATCCTCGCCAACGCCGGCGGCGTCATCGTCTCCTACTTCGAATGGGTCCAGAACCAGGAATCCTTCATGTGGGACGAAGACTACATCAACAACAACCTCGAAAAAGTCATGAAAAGATCCTTCGACGAAGTCTGGCGCGTCCATGAAGCCTCCGGCGTTCCCCTCCGCATGGCCGCCTATATGGTGGCGCTGGAGAGGGTGGTAAAAGCAAAAAAACTCCGCGGAGTCTTCCCTTGA